From a region of the Capsicum annuum cultivar UCD-10X-F1 unplaced genomic scaffold, UCD10Xv1.1 ctg14746, whole genome shotgun sequence genome:
- the LOC124890235 gene encoding craniofacial development protein 2-like, whose product MKIKLVFGGFTLHVSSVYALQMDLKEEVKARFWEDLDEVVRSVPSAEKIVIAGDFNGHIGILPGGYDNVYGGFGFGVRNGKGAALLDFTRAFELVVVNLSFTKKEDHLITF is encoded by the coding sequence ATGAAGATTAAGTTAGTCTTTGGGGGTTTTACATTGCATGTTAGTAGTGTTTATGCGCTGCAGATGGACTTGAAAGAGGAGGTGAAGGCGAGATTTTGGGAAGATTTGGACGAGGTAGTGAGAAGCGTGCCTAGCGCGGAGAAAATCGTCAtagcaggggacttcaatgggcacattgggaTCCTACCCGGAGGTTATGACAATGTGTATGGTGGTTTTGGCTTTGGTGTTAGAAATGGCAAGGGAGCGGCCCTATTGGATTTTACGAGAGCCTTTGAGCTGGTGGTTGTGAACTTGAGTTTcacgaagaaggaggatcaccta